A region from the Leopardus geoffroyi isolate Oge1 chromosome E3, O.geoffroyi_Oge1_pat1.0, whole genome shotgun sequence genome encodes:
- the PPP4C gene encoding serine/threonine-protein phosphatase 4 catalytic subunit, producing MAEISDLDRQIEQLRRCELIKESEVKALCAKAREILVEESNVQRVDSPVTVCGDIHGQFYDLKELFRVGGDVPETNYLFMGDFVDRGFYSVETFLLLLALKVRYPDRITLIRGNHESRQITQVYGFYDECLRKYGSVTVWRYCTEIFDYLSLSAIIDGKIFCVHGGLSPSIQTLDQIRTIDRKQEVPHDGPMCDLLWSDPEDTTGWGVSPRGAGYLFGSDVVAQFNAANDIDMICRAHQLVMEGYKWHFNETVLTVWSAPNYCYRCGNVAAILELDEHLQKDFIIFEAAPQETRGIPSKKPVADYFL from the exons ATGGCGGAGATCAGCGACCTGGACCGGCAGATCGAGCAACTGCGGCGCTGCGAGCTCATCAAAGAGAGCGAAGTCAAGGCCCTGTGCGCTAAGGCCAG AGAGATCTTGGTAGAGGAGAGCAACGTACAGAGGGTGGACTCGCCAGTCACA GTATGCGGCGACATCCACGGGCAATTCTATGACCTCAAGGAGCTGTTCAGA gtggGTGGCGACGTCCCTGAGACCAACTACCTCTTCATGGGGGACTTTGTGGATCGTGGTTTCTACAGCGTCGAAACGTTCCTCCTGCTGCTGGCACTTAAG GTTCGCTATCCTGACCGAATCACCCTGATCCGGGGCAACCACGAAAGCCGCCAGATCACCCAGGTCTACGGCTTCTACGACGAGTGTCTGCGCAAATATGGCTCGGTGACCGTGTGGCGCTACTGCACTGAGATCTTTGACTACCTCAGCCTGTCGGCCATCATCGATGGCAAG ATCTTCTGCGTGCATGGGGGCCTCTCCCCCTCTATCCAGACCCTGGACCAGATCCGGACGATTGACCGAAAGCAAGAAGTGCCCCATGACGGGCCCATGTGTGACCTGCTCTGGTCTGACCCTGAAG ACACAACAGGCTGGGGCGTGAGCCCCCGTGGGGCTGGCTACCTGTTCGGCAGTGACGTGGTGGCCCAGTTTAATGCAGCCAACGACATTGACATGATCTGTCGCGCCCACCAACTGGTGATGGAAGGTTATAAGTGGCACTTCAATGAGACTGTGCTCACTGTGTGGTCGGCTCCCAACTACTGCTACCG CTGTGGGAatgtggcagccatcttggagCTGGATGAGCATCTCCAGAAAGATTTCATCATCTTCGAGGCTGCGCCCCAAGAGACCCGGGGCATCCCCTCCAAGAAACCCGTGGCCGATTACTTCCTGTGa
- the ALDOA gene encoding fructose-bisphosphate aldolase A isoform X1 has protein sequence MAERKPEGSSFYMTCLSMSLAYCFTTDASTQPHPKVGNTQQQTKLGKELTGTMPYQYPALTPEQKKELSDIAHRIVAPGKGILAADESTGSIAKRLQSIGTENTEENRRFYRQLLLTADDRVNPCIGGVILFHETLYQKTDDGRPFPQVIKSKGGVVGIKVDKGVVPLAGTNGETTTQGLDGLSERCAQYKKDGADFAKWRCVLKIGEHTPSALAIMENANVLARYASICQQNGIVPIVEPEILPDGDHDLKRCQYVTEKVLAAVYKALSDHHIYLEGTLLKPNMVTPGHACTHKYSHEEIAMATVTALRRTVPPAVTGITFLSGGQSEEEASINLNAINKCPLLKPWALTFSYGRALQASALKAWGGKKENLKAAQEEYVKRALANSLACQGKYTPSGQAGAAASESLFISNHAY, from the exons ATGGCAGAGCGCAAGCCAGAAGGGTCCAGCTTCTACATGACCTGTCTTTCCATGTCTTTGGCCTATTGCTTTACCACAGATGCCAGTACGCAACCCCACCCTAAGGTGGGAAACACCCAGCAACAAACAAAGTTAGGGAAG GAACTGACCGGCACCATGCCCTACCAATACCCAGCGCTGACCCCAGAGCAGAAGAAGGAGCTCTCTGACATCGCTCACCGCATTGTGGCTCCGGGCAAGGGCATCCTGGCTGCAGATGAGTCCACTG GGAGCATTGCCAAGCGGCTGCAGTCCATCGGCACCGAGAACACCGAGGAGAACCGGCGCTTCTACCGCCAGCTGCTGCTGACTGCCGACGACCGTGTGAATCCCTGCATTGGGGGTGTCATCCTCTTCCACGAGACACTGTACCAGAAGACAGACGATGGCCGCCCCTTCCCCCAAGTCATCAAATCCAAGGGCGGTGTTGTGGGCATCAAG gtGGACAAGGGCGTGGTACCCCTGGCAGGAACGAACGGCGAGACTACCACCCAAG GGCTGGATGGGCTGTCTGAGCGCTGTGCCCAGTACAAGAAGGACGGAGCCGACTTTGCCAAGTGGCGCTGTGTGCTGAAGATTGGGGAACACACCCCCTCAGCCCTTGCCATCATGGAAAACGCCAACGTGCTGGCCCGTTATGCCAGCATCTGCCAGCAG AATGGCATCGTGCCCATCGTGGAGCCCGAGATCCTCCCTGATGGGGACCATGACTTGAAGCGCTGTCAGTATGTAACCGAGAAG GTGCTGGCTGCTGTCTACAAGGCTCTGAGTGACCACCACATCTACCTGGAAGGCACTTTGCTGAAGCCCAATATGGTAACCCCAGGCCACGCCTGCACCCATAAATACTCTCATGAGGAGATTGCCATGGCAACTGTCACAGCTCTGCGCCGCACGGTGCCCCCCGCTGTCACTG GGATCACCTTCCTGTCTGGAGGCCAGAGTGAGGAGGAGGCTTCCATCAACCTCAACGCCATCAACAAATGCCCCCTGCTGAAGCCGTGGGCCCTGACCTTCTCCTATGGCCGAGCCCTGCAGGCTTCTGCCCTGAAGGCCTGGGGTGGAAAGAAGGAGAACCTGAAGGCTGCCCAGGAGGAGTATGTCAAGCGAGCCCTG GCCAACAGCCTCGCTTGCCAAGGAAAGTACACCCCAAGTGGTCAGGCTGGGGCCGCAGCCAGCGAGTCTCTCTTCATCTCTAACCATGCCTACTAA
- the ALDOA gene encoding fructose-bisphosphate aldolase A isoform X2 — translation MPYQYPALTPEQKKELSDIAHRIVAPGKGILAADESTGSIAKRLQSIGTENTEENRRFYRQLLLTADDRVNPCIGGVILFHETLYQKTDDGRPFPQVIKSKGGVVGIKVDKGVVPLAGTNGETTTQGLDGLSERCAQYKKDGADFAKWRCVLKIGEHTPSALAIMENANVLARYASICQQNGIVPIVEPEILPDGDHDLKRCQYVTEKVLAAVYKALSDHHIYLEGTLLKPNMVTPGHACTHKYSHEEIAMATVTALRRTVPPAVTGITFLSGGQSEEEASINLNAINKCPLLKPWALTFSYGRALQASALKAWGGKKENLKAAQEEYVKRALANSLACQGKYTPSGQAGAAASESLFISNHAY, via the exons ATGCCCTACCAATACCCAGCGCTGACCCCAGAGCAGAAGAAGGAGCTCTCTGACATCGCTCACCGCATTGTGGCTCCGGGCAAGGGCATCCTGGCTGCAGATGAGTCCACTG GGAGCATTGCCAAGCGGCTGCAGTCCATCGGCACCGAGAACACCGAGGAGAACCGGCGCTTCTACCGCCAGCTGCTGCTGACTGCCGACGACCGTGTGAATCCCTGCATTGGGGGTGTCATCCTCTTCCACGAGACACTGTACCAGAAGACAGACGATGGCCGCCCCTTCCCCCAAGTCATCAAATCCAAGGGCGGTGTTGTGGGCATCAAG gtGGACAAGGGCGTGGTACCCCTGGCAGGAACGAACGGCGAGACTACCACCCAAG GGCTGGATGGGCTGTCTGAGCGCTGTGCCCAGTACAAGAAGGACGGAGCCGACTTTGCCAAGTGGCGCTGTGTGCTGAAGATTGGGGAACACACCCCCTCAGCCCTTGCCATCATGGAAAACGCCAACGTGCTGGCCCGTTATGCCAGCATCTGCCAGCAG AATGGCATCGTGCCCATCGTGGAGCCCGAGATCCTCCCTGATGGGGACCATGACTTGAAGCGCTGTCAGTATGTAACCGAGAAG GTGCTGGCTGCTGTCTACAAGGCTCTGAGTGACCACCACATCTACCTGGAAGGCACTTTGCTGAAGCCCAATATGGTAACCCCAGGCCACGCCTGCACCCATAAATACTCTCATGAGGAGATTGCCATGGCAACTGTCACAGCTCTGCGCCGCACGGTGCCCCCCGCTGTCACTG GGATCACCTTCCTGTCTGGAGGCCAGAGTGAGGAGGAGGCTTCCATCAACCTCAACGCCATCAACAAATGCCCCCTGCTGAAGCCGTGGGCCCTGACCTTCTCCTATGGCCGAGCCCTGCAGGCTTCTGCCCTGAAGGCCTGGGGTGGAAAGAAGGAGAACCTGAAGGCTGCCCAGGAGGAGTATGTCAAGCGAGCCCTG GCCAACAGCCTCGCTTGCCAAGGAAAGTACACCCCAAGTGGTCAGGCTGGGGCCGCAGCCAGCGAGTCTCTCTTCATCTCTAACCATGCCTACTAA
- the TBX6 gene encoding T-box transcription factor TBX6 has protein sequence MYHPRELYPSLGTGYRLGPPQPGADSSFPPALAEGYRYPDLDTPKLDCFLSGIEAAPCTLAAPPPLPPLPPALGTEPAPPAPDALHSLPGVSLSLENRELWKEFNSVGTEMIITKAGRRMFPACRISVTGLDPEARYLFLLDVVPVDGARYRWQGRRWEPSGKAEPRLPDRVYIHPDSPATGAHWMRQPVSFHRVKLTNSTLDPHGHLILHSMHKYQPRIHLVRAAQLCSQHWGGVASFRFPETTFISVTAYQNPRITQLKIAANPFAKGFRENGRNCKRERDARVKRKLRGPEPVATEAYGSGDAPGGPCDSTLGGDVRESDPEQAPAPRAAAQAPAPPCGGSSAEAYLLHPAAFHGAPSHLPTRNPSFPEAADSGRPAPYSAAFLELQPGPGGSGYPAAAPPAPFASHFLQGGPFPLPYPGPGAYLDMGSKPMY, from the exons ATGTACCATCCACGAGAGTTGTACCCCTCCCTGGGGACAGGCTACCGCCTTGGGCCCCCCCAGCCGGGAGCAGATTCCAGCTTCCCGCCTGCTCTGGCAGAGGGCTACCGCTACCCTG ATCTGGACACTCCCAAATTGGATTGCTTCCTCTCCGGGATTGAGGCTGCTCCCTGCACCTTGgccgctcccccacccctgcccccgctgcccccagccctgggcactgAGCcggcccccccagccccagacgCCCTTCATTCGCTCCCTGGAGTCAGCCTGAGCCTGGAGAACCGGGAGCTGTGGAAAGAGTTCAATTCCGTGGGAACAGAGATGATCATCACCAAAGCTGGGAG GCGCATGTTCCCTGCTTGCCGAATATCAGTCACTGGGCTGGACCCCGAGGCCCGCTACCTGTTTCTCCTGGATGTGGTTCCAGTGGATGGGGCTCGCTACCGCTGGCAGGGCCGGCGCTGGGAGCCCAGTGGCAAGGCCGAGCCCCGCCTGCCTGACCGCGTCTACATTCACCCTGACTCTCCTGCCACCGGTGCCCACTGGATGCGGCAGCCCGTGTCTTTCCATCGTGTCAAGCTCACCAACAGCACGCTGGACCCCCATGGCCAT CTGATCTTGCACTCCATGCACAAGTACCAGCCCCGCATACACCTGGTGCGGGCAGCCCAGCTTTGCAGCCAACACTGGGGGGGCGTTGCCTCCTTCCGCTTCCCCGAGACCACATTCATCTCTGTGACAGCCTATCAGAACCCGCGG ATCACACAACTGAAGATCGCAGCCAATCCCTTTGCCAAGGGCTTCCGGGAGAATGGCAGAAACTGTAAGAG GGAGCGAGATGCCCGtgtgaagaggaaactgaggggcCCAGAGCCAGTGGCCACAGAGGCCTATGGGAGTGGAG ATGCACCAGGGGGCCCCTGTGATTCCACACTGGGGGGGGACGTCCGTGAGTCAGATCCCGAGCAGGCCCCAGCCCCCCGCGCAGCGGCCCAGGCCCCGGCTCCTCCGTGTGGCGGCTCCAGTGCCGAAGCCTACCTTCTGCACCCTGCTGCTTTCCACGGGGCTCCCAGTCACCTTCCAACCAG GAACCCCAGCTTCCCTGAGGCTGCGGACTCAGGGCGCCCGGCCCCCTACTCGGCCGCATTCCTGGAGCTGCAGCCTGGGCCCGGGGGCTCAGGATACCCAGCagctgcacccccagcccccttcGCCTCGCACTTCCTCCAGGGgggccccttcccccttccctaccCCGGCCCTGGGGCTTACCTGGACATGGGCTCCAAACCTATGTACTGA
- the LOC123589434 gene encoding keratin-associated protein 10-2 isoform X1 produces the protein MVLKRGRQRKVTFGEQDSVVPMTLSPASDGCSSPLPSHLRCPSWYFCLPAAPPTSLSPLPPVLVQASSSPWNPTPAPVSSPSLLLPIPAIVFIAVGIYLLLLGVVLLTRHCLLAQGCCTDCSSPCRKQGASRPQDCCWTCAEACDFPLPSPARCLDACCPQPTEADWASRCPRCCPLCDCACACQLPDCQSLNCLCFEIKLR, from the exons ATGGTGCTGAAACGGGGGCGACAGAGGAAGGTCACATTTGGGGAACAGGATAGTGTAGTCCCAATGACTCTCTCCCCAGCATCTGATGGCtgttcctcccctcttcccagccACCTCCGGTGTCCCTCCTGGTATTTTTGccttcctgcagcccctcccacctccttgtCACCCCTTCCTCCTGTGCTTGTCCAGGCCTCCTCTAGCCCGTGGAACCCAACCCCGGCTCCCGTCAGCAGTCCCTCCCTGCTGCTCCCCATCCCCGCCATCGTCTTCATCGCTGTGGGCATCTATTTGTTGCTGCTCGGTGTAGTGCTGCTGACGAGACACTGCCTGCTG GCCCAGGGCTGCTGCACGGACTGCAGCTCCCCCTGCAGGAAGCAAGGCGCTTCCCGGCCCCAGGACTGTTGCTGGACCTGTGCGGAAGCCTGCGActtccctctgcccagccccgCCCGCTGCCTGGATGCctgctgcccccagcccaccgaaGCT gaTTGGGCCTCTCGCTGCCCTCGCTGCTGCCCACTCTGCGACTGTGCCTGTGCGTGCCAACTTCCTGACTGCCAGAGCCTCAACTGTCTCTGCTTTGAGATCAAGCTCCGATGA
- the LOC123589434 gene encoding keratin-associated protein 10-2 isoform X2, which yields MDASSSPWNPTPAPVSSPSLLLPIPAIVFIAVGIYLLLLGVVLLTRHCLLAQGCCTDCSSPCRKQGASRPQDCCWTCAEACDFPLPSPARCLDACCPQPTEADWASRCPRCCPLCDCACACQLPDCQSLNCLCFEIKLR from the exons ATGGAC GCCTCCTCTAGCCCGTGGAACCCAACCCCGGCTCCCGTCAGCAGTCCCTCCCTGCTGCTCCCCATCCCCGCCATCGTCTTCATCGCTGTGGGCATCTATTTGTTGCTGCTCGGTGTAGTGCTGCTGACGAGACACTGCCTGCTG GCCCAGGGCTGCTGCACGGACTGCAGCTCCCCCTGCAGGAAGCAAGGCGCTTCCCGGCCCCAGGACTGTTGCTGGACCTGTGCGGAAGCCTGCGActtccctctgcccagccccgCCCGCTGCCTGGATGCctgctgcccccagcccaccgaaGCT gaTTGGGCCTCTCGCTGCCCTCGCTGCTGCCCACTCTGCGACTGTGCCTGTGCGTGCCAACTTCCTGACTGCCAGAGCCTCAACTGTCTCTGCTTTGAGATCAAGCTCCGATGA
- the YPEL3 gene encoding protein yippee-like 3 codes for MQIIMAIISPGTCVQTPNPEPGLAPQILAPSRTAGGQKGEETRAAGLSGWLAGRSRISGPAGARSRGKGSRGLRWPRCDAPPHLHAARRLATAAAGTRGRPPPPPAAAAAAAGLGVNKSRRLRTRAGGDGAHQERPPLPGQATSADRASARPGEALGSLCSPWAAPRVGPLPPAPAMVRISKPKTFQAYLDDCHRRYSCAHCRAHLANHDDLISKSFQGSQGRAYLFNSVVNVGCGPAEERVLLTGLHAVADIHCENCKTTLGWKYEQAFESSQKYKEGKYIIELNHMIKDNGWD; via the exons ATGCAGATAATTATGGCTATTATCTCCCCGGGGACGTGCGTCCAGACACCTAACCCCGAGCCAGGTCTGGCACCGCAGATCCTCGCCCCTTCAAGGACCGCGGGAGGCCAGAAGGGCGAGGAGACCCGGGCTGCGGGGCTGTCTGGCTGGCTTGCGGGCCGCAGCCGCATTTCCGGGCCGGCCGGAGCCcggagcagggggaagggcagccGAGGCCTGCGCTGGCCGCGGTGTGACGCGCCCCCTCATTTGCATGCGGCGCGCCGATTGGCCACGGCGGCCGCCGGGACCAGAggccggccccctccccctcccgccgcAGCGGCGGCAGCAGCTGGTCTCGGTGTAAACAAGTCGCGGCGGCTGCGAACCCGGGCCGGGGGGGACGGCGCCCACCAGGAGCGCCCCCCACTCCCAGGCCAGGCCACCTCGGCGGACCGGGCCTCCGCGCGCCCAGGCGAG GCACTGGGCTCCCTCTGCTCCCCGTGGGCCGCTCCCCGGGTGGGGCCACTGCCCCCGGCCCCCGCCATGGTGCGTATTTCAAAGCCCAAGACGTTTCAGGCCTACTTGGATGACTGTCACCGGAGGTATAGCTGTGCCCACTGCCGCGCTCACCTGGCCAACCACGACGACCTCATCTCCAAG TCCTTCCAGGGCAGTCAGGGGCGTGCCTACCTCTTCAACTCTGT GGTGAACGTGGGCTGCGGGCCAGCCGAGGAACGGGTACTGCTGACAGGCCTCCATGCTGTGGCTGACATCCACTGCGAGAACTGCAAGACGACTTTGGGCTGGAAATAT GAACAGGCCTTCGAGAGCAGCCAGAAGTACAAAGAGGGGAAGTACATCATTGAACTCAACCACATGATCAAAGACAACGGCTGGGACTGA